In a genomic window of Lagopus muta isolate bLagMut1 chromosome 2, bLagMut1 primary, whole genome shotgun sequence:
- the LATS1 gene encoding serine/threonine-protein kinase LATS1 isoform X2 → MKRTEKPEGYRQMRPKTFPASNYTGSSQQMLQEIRESLRNLPKPSDAAKADLSMGKMSSEDPRQGRNPPKFVTYHKVLQEIRNSLLPFANETTSAVKGTSEVNRQMLQDLQAAGFDEEMVIQALRQTNNRSIEAAIEFISKMSYQDPRREQMVAAAARPVNAGMKPPGTVQQSVNRKQSWKGSKESLVPQRHGPSLADGVVYRSESPSSQPDVGRPLSGSGIAAFAQAHPGNGQRVNPPPLPQIRSVTPPPPPPRGQTPPPRGTTPPPPSWEPNAQTKRYSGNMEYVITRISPVPPGAWQDGYPPPPMNPPPMNSSTQGQRGMSAVPIGRQPIIMQSSANSKFSFPSGRAGMQNGNCQAEFIVHQNVVSGNSVTRQPPPYPMNSTNRQSPTALQMQAGGSAPPSAYTNGNLPPTMLVPNRNSHNMELYNTNVAGIPASWSQPPPVQPQSSPGNGHEIPAWQPNLPARSNSFNNHHGSRQSHASSSQPSATTVTAITPAPIQQPVKSMRVLKPELQTALAPSHPSWMPQPVQTIQPIPFSEGPSTNMAVMPPVAEAPNYQGPPPPYPKHLLHQSPSVHPYETGPKLSKEEPPVSSKEEENEKNYECVDSADKEKKQITTSPVPVRKNKKDEERRESRIQSYSPQAFKFFMEQHVENILKSHQQRLHRKKQLENEMMRVGLSPEARDQMRKMLCQKESNYIRLRRAKMDKSMFVKIKTLGVGAFGEVCLARKVDTKALYATKTLRKKDVLLRNQVAHVKAERDILAEADNEWVVRLYYSFQDKDNLYFVMDYIPGGDMMSLLIRMGVFPENLARFYTAELTCAVESVHKMGFIHRDIKPDNILIDRDGHIKLTDFGLCTGFRWTHDSKYYQSGDHARQDSMDFSSEWGDPANCRCGDRLKPLERRAARQHQRCLAHSLVGTPNYIAPEVLLRTGYTQLCDWWSVGVILFEMLVGQPPFLAQTPLETQMKVINWQTSLHIPPQAKLTPEASDLIIKLCRGPEDRLGKNGADEIKAHPFFKTIDFSSDLRRQSAFYIPKIAHPTDTSNFDPVDPDKLWSDDDKEGNVNDTLNGWYKNGKHPEHAFYEFTFRRFFDDNGYPYNNPKPIEYEYSSTQNSDQQSDDEEQAGRGVQNRDLVYV, encoded by the exons ATGAAGAGAACTGAGAAGCCAGAAGGTTATAGACAAATGAGGCCTAAGACTTTTCCTGCCAGTAACTATactggcagcagccagcaaatGCTACAGGAAATACGAGAGAGCCTCAGGAATTTACCAAAACCCTCAGATGCTGCTAAAGCTGATCTCAGCATGGGGAAGATGTCATCTGAAGATCCTCGACAAGGTCGAAATCCCCCCAAATTTGTAACATATCATAAAGTTTTGCAGGAGATAAGAAACTCACTGCTGCCCTTTGCAAATGAGACTACTTCAGCTGTCAAAGGAACATCAGAAGTTAATCGACAAATGCTGCAAGACTTACAAGCTGCTGGCTTTGATGag GAAATGGTTATACAAGCCCTTAGACAAACTAACAACCGTAGTATAGAAGCAGCCATCGAATTTATCAGTAAAATGAGCTACCAGGATCCTCGTCGGGAACAGATGGTTGCAGCTGCAGCAAGACCTGTAAACGCAGGTATGAAACCACCAG GGACTGTACAGCAGTCGGTTAACCgcaagcagagctggaagggTTCTAAGGAATCCTTGGTTCCTCAGAGGCACGGCCCTTCCCTGGCAGACGGAGTAGTTTATCGCTCAGAaagtcccagctctcagcctgatGTGGGAAGGCCGCTATCTGGATCTGGCATTGCAGCATTTGCTCAGGCTCACCCTGGCAATGGACAGAGAGTGAATCCCCCACCGCTCCCCCAGATAAGGAGCGTCACGCcgcctcctccacctcctcgAGGGCAGACGCCCCCTCCCAGAGGAACCACGCCACCGCCACCTTCCTGGGAACCAAATGCTCAGACAAAGCGTTACTCTGGGAACATGGAGTATGTGATCACCCGTATTTCTCCAGTGCCACCAGGTGCGTGGCAGGACGGTTATCCACCTCCACCGATGAATCCACCACCCATGAATTCTTCTACTCAGGGTCAGAGAGGCATGAGTGCTGTCCCCATTGGAAGGCAACCAATAATCATGCAGAGTTCTGCCAACAGCAAGTTTAGCTTTCCCTCAGGAAGGGCTGGAATGCAAAATGGTAATTGTCAGGCAGAGTTCATAGTTCACCAGAATGTTGTGTCTGGGAACTCGGTTACCCGCCAGCCACCTCCATATCCAATGAACTCAACTAATAGGCAGAGTCCTACAGCACTACAAATGCAGGCAGGGGGATCTGCTCCCCCTTCAGCATACACCAATGGGAATCTTCCTCCAACAATGTTGGTGCCAAATAGAAATAGTCACAACATGGAACTTTATAATACAAACGTGGCTGGAATACCTGCATCCTGGTCACAGCCTCCACCTGTGCAGCCGCAGTCATCACCTGGCAATGGGCACGAAATCCCTGCATGGCAACCCAACCTTCCAGCACGGTCAAATTCCTTCAACAACCATCACGGAAGTAGACAGAGTCACGCTAGCAGCTCTCAGCCTTCAGCCACTACAGTAACAGCTATAACACCAGCTCCTATTCAGCAGCCAGTGAAAAGTATGCGTGTGTTAAAGCCAGAGCTGCAGACTGCCTTAGCACCATCTCACCCTTCCTGGATGCCGCAACCAGTACAAACCATTCAGCCCATTCCCTTCTCCGAGGGTCCATCTACAAACATGGCTGTTATGCCACCTGTTGCAGAGGCTCCGAATTACCAGGGTCCTCCCCCACCTTACCCCAAACACTTGTTACACCAGAGTCCATCTGTCCATCCTTATGAAACTGGACCCAAGCTTAGCAAAGAGGAACCACCCGTTTCGTCTAAGGAGGAAGAGAACGAAAAGAATTATGAATGTGTTGATTcagcagacaaagaaaagaaacaaattacaaCATCGCCCGTTCCTGtcagaaaaaacaagaaagatgaagaaCGGCGAGAGTCTCGTATTCAGAGCTATTCCCCTCAGGCTTTTAAGTTCTTCATGGAGCAGCATGTGGAGAATATACTCAAGTCACATCAGCAACGTTTACATCGGAAGAAACAACTGGAGAATGAAATGATGCGG GTTGGATTGTCACCAGAAGCCCGAGATCAAATGAGGAAAATGTTGTGCCAGAAAGAGTCTAATTACATTCGGTTAAGAAGAGCTAAAATGGACAAGTCCATGTTTGTAAAAATTAAAACCCTGGGAGTTGGCGCATTTGGAGAAGTTTGCCTAGCAAGAAAAGTGGATACCAAGGCTTTATATGCAACAAAAactctaagaaaaaaagatgtgttgCTTAGAAATCAAGTTGCTCATGTTAAAGCTGAGCGGGATATCCTTGCGGAAGCTGATAACGAATGGGTGGTTCGTCTGTACTATTCATTCCAAGATAAGGACAATTTGTACTTTGTAATGGACTACATTCCTGGAGGTGATATGATGAGTCTCCTAATTAGAATGGGTGTCTTTCCAGAAAATCTGGCACGGTTCTACACAGCAGAACTGACCTGTGCAGTTGAAAGCGTTCATAAAATGGGCTTCATCCACAGAGATATTAAACCTGATAATATTTTGATAGACCGCGATGGTCACATTAAATTGACTGACTTCGGACTCTGTACAGGTTTTCGATGGACCCATGATTCAAAATACTACCAGAGTG GTGATCATGCCCGTCAGGACAGCATGGATTTCAGCAGTGAGTGGGGTGACCCAGCGAATTGCAGATGTGGAGATCGGCTGAAGCCACTCGAACGTAGGGCTGCACGTCAGCACCAGCGCTGTCTGGCCCATTCCCTTGTTGGCACACCTAATTATATTGCACCAGAAGTATTGCTGCGAACAg gttaCACACAGTTGTGTGACTGGTGGAGTGTTGGAGTAATTCTCTTTGAAATGTTAGTGGGCCAGCCTCCTTTCCTGGCACAAACACCTCTGGAAACACAAATGaag GTTATCAACTGGCAGACTTCCCTTCATATTCCACCTCAAGCTAAGCTGACTCCAGAGGCCTCTGACCTTATTATTAAACTATGCCGAGGGCCAGAAGATCGTTTAGGCAAAAATGGTgcagatgaaataaaagctCATCCCTTTTTTAAGACTATTGATTTTTCAAGCGATCTGCGGCGGCAGTCAGCTTTCTACATTCCCAAAATCGCTCATCCTACGGACACATCGAACTTTGATCCGGTCGATCCAGATAAATTGTGGAGTGATGATGATAAGGAAGGAAACGTAAATGATACGCTTAATGGGTGGtacaaaaatggaaagcatCCTGAACATGCCTTTTATGAGTTCACGTTCCGAAGGTTTTTTGATGACAATGGCTACCCATACAACAACCCAAAGCCCATTGAGTATGAGTATAGCAGTACCCAGAACTCAGACCAGCAGTCTGATGATGAAGAACAAGCAGGTAGAGGGGTTCAGAATCGTGACCTAGTTTATGTTTAG
- the LATS1 gene encoding serine/threonine-protein kinase LATS1 isoform X1 translates to MKRTEKPEGYRQMRPKTFPASNYTGSSQQMLQEIRESLRNLPKPSDAAKADLSMGKMSSEDPRQGRNPPKFVTYHKVLQEIRNSLLPFANETTSAVKGTSEVNRQMLQDLQAAGFDEEMVIQALRQTNNRSIEAAIEFISKMSYQDPRREQMVAAAARPVNAGMKPPAGTVQQSVNRKQSWKGSKESLVPQRHGPSLADGVVYRSESPSSQPDVGRPLSGSGIAAFAQAHPGNGQRVNPPPLPQIRSVTPPPPPPRGQTPPPRGTTPPPPSWEPNAQTKRYSGNMEYVITRISPVPPGAWQDGYPPPPMNPPPMNSSTQGQRGMSAVPIGRQPIIMQSSANSKFSFPSGRAGMQNGNCQAEFIVHQNVVSGNSVTRQPPPYPMNSTNRQSPTALQMQAGGSAPPSAYTNGNLPPTMLVPNRNSHNMELYNTNVAGIPASWSQPPPVQPQSSPGNGHEIPAWQPNLPARSNSFNNHHGSRQSHASSSQPSATTVTAITPAPIQQPVKSMRVLKPELQTALAPSHPSWMPQPVQTIQPIPFSEGPSTNMAVMPPVAEAPNYQGPPPPYPKHLLHQSPSVHPYETGPKLSKEEPPVSSKEEENEKNYECVDSADKEKKQITTSPVPVRKNKKDEERRESRIQSYSPQAFKFFMEQHVENILKSHQQRLHRKKQLENEMMRVGLSPEARDQMRKMLCQKESNYIRLRRAKMDKSMFVKIKTLGVGAFGEVCLARKVDTKALYATKTLRKKDVLLRNQVAHVKAERDILAEADNEWVVRLYYSFQDKDNLYFVMDYIPGGDMMSLLIRMGVFPENLARFYTAELTCAVESVHKMGFIHRDIKPDNILIDRDGHIKLTDFGLCTGFRWTHDSKYYQSGDHARQDSMDFSSEWGDPANCRCGDRLKPLERRAARQHQRCLAHSLVGTPNYIAPEVLLRTGYTQLCDWWSVGVILFEMLVGQPPFLAQTPLETQMKVINWQTSLHIPPQAKLTPEASDLIIKLCRGPEDRLGKNGADEIKAHPFFKTIDFSSDLRRQSAFYIPKIAHPTDTSNFDPVDPDKLWSDDDKEGNVNDTLNGWYKNGKHPEHAFYEFTFRRFFDDNGYPYNNPKPIEYEYSSTQNSDQQSDDEEQAGRGVQNRDLVYV, encoded by the exons ATGAAGAGAACTGAGAAGCCAGAAGGTTATAGACAAATGAGGCCTAAGACTTTTCCTGCCAGTAACTATactggcagcagccagcaaatGCTACAGGAAATACGAGAGAGCCTCAGGAATTTACCAAAACCCTCAGATGCTGCTAAAGCTGATCTCAGCATGGGGAAGATGTCATCTGAAGATCCTCGACAAGGTCGAAATCCCCCCAAATTTGTAACATATCATAAAGTTTTGCAGGAGATAAGAAACTCACTGCTGCCCTTTGCAAATGAGACTACTTCAGCTGTCAAAGGAACATCAGAAGTTAATCGACAAATGCTGCAAGACTTACAAGCTGCTGGCTTTGATGag GAAATGGTTATACAAGCCCTTAGACAAACTAACAACCGTAGTATAGAAGCAGCCATCGAATTTATCAGTAAAATGAGCTACCAGGATCCTCGTCGGGAACAGATGGTTGCAGCTGCAGCAAGACCTGTAAACGCAGGTATGAAACCACCAG CAGGGACTGTACAGCAGTCGGTTAACCgcaagcagagctggaagggTTCTAAGGAATCCTTGGTTCCTCAGAGGCACGGCCCTTCCCTGGCAGACGGAGTAGTTTATCGCTCAGAaagtcccagctctcagcctgatGTGGGAAGGCCGCTATCTGGATCTGGCATTGCAGCATTTGCTCAGGCTCACCCTGGCAATGGACAGAGAGTGAATCCCCCACCGCTCCCCCAGATAAGGAGCGTCACGCcgcctcctccacctcctcgAGGGCAGACGCCCCCTCCCAGAGGAACCACGCCACCGCCACCTTCCTGGGAACCAAATGCTCAGACAAAGCGTTACTCTGGGAACATGGAGTATGTGATCACCCGTATTTCTCCAGTGCCACCAGGTGCGTGGCAGGACGGTTATCCACCTCCACCGATGAATCCACCACCCATGAATTCTTCTACTCAGGGTCAGAGAGGCATGAGTGCTGTCCCCATTGGAAGGCAACCAATAATCATGCAGAGTTCTGCCAACAGCAAGTTTAGCTTTCCCTCAGGAAGGGCTGGAATGCAAAATGGTAATTGTCAGGCAGAGTTCATAGTTCACCAGAATGTTGTGTCTGGGAACTCGGTTACCCGCCAGCCACCTCCATATCCAATGAACTCAACTAATAGGCAGAGTCCTACAGCACTACAAATGCAGGCAGGGGGATCTGCTCCCCCTTCAGCATACACCAATGGGAATCTTCCTCCAACAATGTTGGTGCCAAATAGAAATAGTCACAACATGGAACTTTATAATACAAACGTGGCTGGAATACCTGCATCCTGGTCACAGCCTCCACCTGTGCAGCCGCAGTCATCACCTGGCAATGGGCACGAAATCCCTGCATGGCAACCCAACCTTCCAGCACGGTCAAATTCCTTCAACAACCATCACGGAAGTAGACAGAGTCACGCTAGCAGCTCTCAGCCTTCAGCCACTACAGTAACAGCTATAACACCAGCTCCTATTCAGCAGCCAGTGAAAAGTATGCGTGTGTTAAAGCCAGAGCTGCAGACTGCCTTAGCACCATCTCACCCTTCCTGGATGCCGCAACCAGTACAAACCATTCAGCCCATTCCCTTCTCCGAGGGTCCATCTACAAACATGGCTGTTATGCCACCTGTTGCAGAGGCTCCGAATTACCAGGGTCCTCCCCCACCTTACCCCAAACACTTGTTACACCAGAGTCCATCTGTCCATCCTTATGAAACTGGACCCAAGCTTAGCAAAGAGGAACCACCCGTTTCGTCTAAGGAGGAAGAGAACGAAAAGAATTATGAATGTGTTGATTcagcagacaaagaaaagaaacaaattacaaCATCGCCCGTTCCTGtcagaaaaaacaagaaagatgaagaaCGGCGAGAGTCTCGTATTCAGAGCTATTCCCCTCAGGCTTTTAAGTTCTTCATGGAGCAGCATGTGGAGAATATACTCAAGTCACATCAGCAACGTTTACATCGGAAGAAACAACTGGAGAATGAAATGATGCGG GTTGGATTGTCACCAGAAGCCCGAGATCAAATGAGGAAAATGTTGTGCCAGAAAGAGTCTAATTACATTCGGTTAAGAAGAGCTAAAATGGACAAGTCCATGTTTGTAAAAATTAAAACCCTGGGAGTTGGCGCATTTGGAGAAGTTTGCCTAGCAAGAAAAGTGGATACCAAGGCTTTATATGCAACAAAAactctaagaaaaaaagatgtgttgCTTAGAAATCAAGTTGCTCATGTTAAAGCTGAGCGGGATATCCTTGCGGAAGCTGATAACGAATGGGTGGTTCGTCTGTACTATTCATTCCAAGATAAGGACAATTTGTACTTTGTAATGGACTACATTCCTGGAGGTGATATGATGAGTCTCCTAATTAGAATGGGTGTCTTTCCAGAAAATCTGGCACGGTTCTACACAGCAGAACTGACCTGTGCAGTTGAAAGCGTTCATAAAATGGGCTTCATCCACAGAGATATTAAACCTGATAATATTTTGATAGACCGCGATGGTCACATTAAATTGACTGACTTCGGACTCTGTACAGGTTTTCGATGGACCCATGATTCAAAATACTACCAGAGTG GTGATCATGCCCGTCAGGACAGCATGGATTTCAGCAGTGAGTGGGGTGACCCAGCGAATTGCAGATGTGGAGATCGGCTGAAGCCACTCGAACGTAGGGCTGCACGTCAGCACCAGCGCTGTCTGGCCCATTCCCTTGTTGGCACACCTAATTATATTGCACCAGAAGTATTGCTGCGAACAg gttaCACACAGTTGTGTGACTGGTGGAGTGTTGGAGTAATTCTCTTTGAAATGTTAGTGGGCCAGCCTCCTTTCCTGGCACAAACACCTCTGGAAACACAAATGaag GTTATCAACTGGCAGACTTCCCTTCATATTCCACCTCAAGCTAAGCTGACTCCAGAGGCCTCTGACCTTATTATTAAACTATGCCGAGGGCCAGAAGATCGTTTAGGCAAAAATGGTgcagatgaaataaaagctCATCCCTTTTTTAAGACTATTGATTTTTCAAGCGATCTGCGGCGGCAGTCAGCTTTCTACATTCCCAAAATCGCTCATCCTACGGACACATCGAACTTTGATCCGGTCGATCCAGATAAATTGTGGAGTGATGATGATAAGGAAGGAAACGTAAATGATACGCTTAATGGGTGGtacaaaaatggaaagcatCCTGAACATGCCTTTTATGAGTTCACGTTCCGAAGGTTTTTTGATGACAATGGCTACCCATACAACAACCCAAAGCCCATTGAGTATGAGTATAGCAGTACCCAGAACTCAGACCAGCAGTCTGATGATGAAGAACAAGCAGGTAGAGGGGTTCAGAATCGTGACCTAGTTTATGTTTAG
- the LATS1 gene encoding serine/threonine-protein kinase LATS1 isoform X3, which translates to MKRTEKPEGYRQMRPKTFPASNYTGSSQQMLQEIRESLRNLPKPSDAAKADLSMGKMSSEDPRQGRNPPKFVTYHKVLQEIRNSLLPFANETTSAVKGTSEVNRQMLQDLQAAGFDEEMVIQALRQTNNRSIEAAIEFISKMSYQDPRREQMVAAAARPVNAAGTVQQSVNRKQSWKGSKESLVPQRHGPSLADGVVYRSESPSSQPDVGRPLSGSGIAAFAQAHPGNGQRVNPPPLPQIRSVTPPPPPPRGQTPPPRGTTPPPPSWEPNAQTKRYSGNMEYVITRISPVPPGAWQDGYPPPPMNPPPMNSSTQGQRGMSAVPIGRQPIIMQSSANSKFSFPSGRAGMQNGNCQAEFIVHQNVVSGNSVTRQPPPYPMNSTNRQSPTALQMQAGGSAPPSAYTNGNLPPTMLVPNRNSHNMELYNTNVAGIPASWSQPPPVQPQSSPGNGHEIPAWQPNLPARSNSFNNHHGSRQSHASSSQPSATTVTAITPAPIQQPVKSMRVLKPELQTALAPSHPSWMPQPVQTIQPIPFSEGPSTNMAVMPPVAEAPNYQGPPPPYPKHLLHQSPSVHPYETGPKLSKEEPPVSSKEEENEKNYECVDSADKEKKQITTSPVPVRKNKKDEERRESRIQSYSPQAFKFFMEQHVENILKSHQQRLHRKKQLENEMMRVGLSPEARDQMRKMLCQKESNYIRLRRAKMDKSMFVKIKTLGVGAFGEVCLARKVDTKALYATKTLRKKDVLLRNQVAHVKAERDILAEADNEWVVRLYYSFQDKDNLYFVMDYIPGGDMMSLLIRMGVFPENLARFYTAELTCAVESVHKMGFIHRDIKPDNILIDRDGHIKLTDFGLCTGFRWTHDSKYYQSGDHARQDSMDFSSEWGDPANCRCGDRLKPLERRAARQHQRCLAHSLVGTPNYIAPEVLLRTGYTQLCDWWSVGVILFEMLVGQPPFLAQTPLETQMKVINWQTSLHIPPQAKLTPEASDLIIKLCRGPEDRLGKNGADEIKAHPFFKTIDFSSDLRRQSAFYIPKIAHPTDTSNFDPVDPDKLWSDDDKEGNVNDTLNGWYKNGKHPEHAFYEFTFRRFFDDNGYPYNNPKPIEYEYSSTQNSDQQSDDEEQAGRGVQNRDLVYV; encoded by the exons ATGAAGAGAACTGAGAAGCCAGAAGGTTATAGACAAATGAGGCCTAAGACTTTTCCTGCCAGTAACTATactggcagcagccagcaaatGCTACAGGAAATACGAGAGAGCCTCAGGAATTTACCAAAACCCTCAGATGCTGCTAAAGCTGATCTCAGCATGGGGAAGATGTCATCTGAAGATCCTCGACAAGGTCGAAATCCCCCCAAATTTGTAACATATCATAAAGTTTTGCAGGAGATAAGAAACTCACTGCTGCCCTTTGCAAATGAGACTACTTCAGCTGTCAAAGGAACATCAGAAGTTAATCGACAAATGCTGCAAGACTTACAAGCTGCTGGCTTTGATGag GAAATGGTTATACAAGCCCTTAGACAAACTAACAACCGTAGTATAGAAGCAGCCATCGAATTTATCAGTAAAATGAGCTACCAGGATCCTCGTCGGGAACAGATGGTTGCAGCTGCAGCAAGACCTGTAAACGCAG CAGGGACTGTACAGCAGTCGGTTAACCgcaagcagagctggaagggTTCTAAGGAATCCTTGGTTCCTCAGAGGCACGGCCCTTCCCTGGCAGACGGAGTAGTTTATCGCTCAGAaagtcccagctctcagcctgatGTGGGAAGGCCGCTATCTGGATCTGGCATTGCAGCATTTGCTCAGGCTCACCCTGGCAATGGACAGAGAGTGAATCCCCCACCGCTCCCCCAGATAAGGAGCGTCACGCcgcctcctccacctcctcgAGGGCAGACGCCCCCTCCCAGAGGAACCACGCCACCGCCACCTTCCTGGGAACCAAATGCTCAGACAAAGCGTTACTCTGGGAACATGGAGTATGTGATCACCCGTATTTCTCCAGTGCCACCAGGTGCGTGGCAGGACGGTTATCCACCTCCACCGATGAATCCACCACCCATGAATTCTTCTACTCAGGGTCAGAGAGGCATGAGTGCTGTCCCCATTGGAAGGCAACCAATAATCATGCAGAGTTCTGCCAACAGCAAGTTTAGCTTTCCCTCAGGAAGGGCTGGAATGCAAAATGGTAATTGTCAGGCAGAGTTCATAGTTCACCAGAATGTTGTGTCTGGGAACTCGGTTACCCGCCAGCCACCTCCATATCCAATGAACTCAACTAATAGGCAGAGTCCTACAGCACTACAAATGCAGGCAGGGGGATCTGCTCCCCCTTCAGCATACACCAATGGGAATCTTCCTCCAACAATGTTGGTGCCAAATAGAAATAGTCACAACATGGAACTTTATAATACAAACGTGGCTGGAATACCTGCATCCTGGTCACAGCCTCCACCTGTGCAGCCGCAGTCATCACCTGGCAATGGGCACGAAATCCCTGCATGGCAACCCAACCTTCCAGCACGGTCAAATTCCTTCAACAACCATCACGGAAGTAGACAGAGTCACGCTAGCAGCTCTCAGCCTTCAGCCACTACAGTAACAGCTATAACACCAGCTCCTATTCAGCAGCCAGTGAAAAGTATGCGTGTGTTAAAGCCAGAGCTGCAGACTGCCTTAGCACCATCTCACCCTTCCTGGATGCCGCAACCAGTACAAACCATTCAGCCCATTCCCTTCTCCGAGGGTCCATCTACAAACATGGCTGTTATGCCACCTGTTGCAGAGGCTCCGAATTACCAGGGTCCTCCCCCACCTTACCCCAAACACTTGTTACACCAGAGTCCATCTGTCCATCCTTATGAAACTGGACCCAAGCTTAGCAAAGAGGAACCACCCGTTTCGTCTAAGGAGGAAGAGAACGAAAAGAATTATGAATGTGTTGATTcagcagacaaagaaaagaaacaaattacaaCATCGCCCGTTCCTGtcagaaaaaacaagaaagatgaagaaCGGCGAGAGTCTCGTATTCAGAGCTATTCCCCTCAGGCTTTTAAGTTCTTCATGGAGCAGCATGTGGAGAATATACTCAAGTCACATCAGCAACGTTTACATCGGAAGAAACAACTGGAGAATGAAATGATGCGG GTTGGATTGTCACCAGAAGCCCGAGATCAAATGAGGAAAATGTTGTGCCAGAAAGAGTCTAATTACATTCGGTTAAGAAGAGCTAAAATGGACAAGTCCATGTTTGTAAAAATTAAAACCCTGGGAGTTGGCGCATTTGGAGAAGTTTGCCTAGCAAGAAAAGTGGATACCAAGGCTTTATATGCAACAAAAactctaagaaaaaaagatgtgttgCTTAGAAATCAAGTTGCTCATGTTAAAGCTGAGCGGGATATCCTTGCGGAAGCTGATAACGAATGGGTGGTTCGTCTGTACTATTCATTCCAAGATAAGGACAATTTGTACTTTGTAATGGACTACATTCCTGGAGGTGATATGATGAGTCTCCTAATTAGAATGGGTGTCTTTCCAGAAAATCTGGCACGGTTCTACACAGCAGAACTGACCTGTGCAGTTGAAAGCGTTCATAAAATGGGCTTCATCCACAGAGATATTAAACCTGATAATATTTTGATAGACCGCGATGGTCACATTAAATTGACTGACTTCGGACTCTGTACAGGTTTTCGATGGACCCATGATTCAAAATACTACCAGAGTG GTGATCATGCCCGTCAGGACAGCATGGATTTCAGCAGTGAGTGGGGTGACCCAGCGAATTGCAGATGTGGAGATCGGCTGAAGCCACTCGAACGTAGGGCTGCACGTCAGCACCAGCGCTGTCTGGCCCATTCCCTTGTTGGCACACCTAATTATATTGCACCAGAAGTATTGCTGCGAACAg gttaCACACAGTTGTGTGACTGGTGGAGTGTTGGAGTAATTCTCTTTGAAATGTTAGTGGGCCAGCCTCCTTTCCTGGCACAAACACCTCTGGAAACACAAATGaag GTTATCAACTGGCAGACTTCCCTTCATATTCCACCTCAAGCTAAGCTGACTCCAGAGGCCTCTGACCTTATTATTAAACTATGCCGAGGGCCAGAAGATCGTTTAGGCAAAAATGGTgcagatgaaataaaagctCATCCCTTTTTTAAGACTATTGATTTTTCAAGCGATCTGCGGCGGCAGTCAGCTTTCTACATTCCCAAAATCGCTCATCCTACGGACACATCGAACTTTGATCCGGTCGATCCAGATAAATTGTGGAGTGATGATGATAAGGAAGGAAACGTAAATGATACGCTTAATGGGTGGtacaaaaatggaaagcatCCTGAACATGCCTTTTATGAGTTCACGTTCCGAAGGTTTTTTGATGACAATGGCTACCCATACAACAACCCAAAGCCCATTGAGTATGAGTATAGCAGTACCCAGAACTCAGACCAGCAGTCTGATGATGAAGAACAAGCAGGTAGAGGGGTTCAGAATCGTGACCTAGTTTATGTTTAG